Proteins encoded within one genomic window of Maridesulfovibrio bastinii DSM 16055:
- the yjgA gene encoding ribosome biogenesis factor YjgA, with amino-acid sequence MMQYDDYEYDDSEQDSTPSRSQKKREMTALQKAAEKIVKLGPELVKKSGLPEKFVDAVLETQKIKKHEARRRQIQYLGKLMREIDSEPILRFIENVELGNKDDAKKFQQLEKWRDALVAGEFELINELAEKFPSIDRQRILQLARNAGKEIAAGKPPKSSRALFKALRELEETNA; translated from the coding sequence ATGATGCAATATGATGATTACGAATATGATGATTCCGAGCAGGACAGCACTCCCAGCAGATCCCAGAAAAAAAGGGAAATGACTGCTCTGCAGAAAGCTGCCGAAAAAATAGTCAAACTGGGGCCTGAGCTTGTCAAAAAATCAGGACTGCCTGAAAAATTTGTCGATGCAGTCCTTGAGACCCAGAAGATAAAAAAGCACGAGGCTCGCAGAAGGCAGATTCAATATCTGGGCAAACTCATGCGTGAGATTGATTCAGAACCAATCCTGCGTTTTATTGAAAACGTTGAACTTGGTAATAAAGATGATGCTAAAAAATTTCAGCAGCTTGAAAAATGGCGTGATGCTCTGGTTGCAGGCGAATTTGAATTAATCAATGAACTTGCCGAAAAATTCCCTTCCATCGACAGGCAGCGCATTCTGCAACTTGCCAGAAATGCCGGGAAAGAAATTGCAGCAGGTAAACCGCCAAAATCGTCCCGCGCTCTTTTCAAGGCTTTGAGGGAACTTGAAGAAACAAACGCTTGA
- a CDS encoding menaquinone biosynthesis protein: protein MAEKIRVGRISYLNVLPIYYPLESEIMGHNFEFFYGPPAHLNKMMSEGLLDIASTSSVEYLRHSEQYHLLPDLAIGSCGPVQSVILLSRCPVEELSGKKILASAQSHTSAVLLRLLLSKYIPVNPFYETGNATAVLNSGERPNAILAIGDEALNLRHHEDYPYLLDLGEAWREWTTLPFIFGVWIIQKESAARKPDEMREAVKKLIEAKKWGQRNILKMAELTAENSLMDAEETNSYYKGLVYDLEDKEIMGLKTFGNHLVDVGELSQMPKLDFFKI from the coding sequence ATGGCTGAGAAGATAAGAGTTGGAAGAATAAGTTACCTTAATGTCCTGCCGATATATTATCCTCTTGAATCAGAGATTATGGGGCATAATTTTGAGTTCTTTTACGGACCTCCTGCACATCTTAATAAAATGATGTCTGAGGGTCTTCTGGATATAGCTTCGACATCATCTGTAGAATACCTTCGCCACAGTGAGCAGTATCATCTGCTGCCCGATCTGGCCATTGGAAGCTGCGGACCGGTTCAATCAGTTATTCTGCTCAGCCGTTGTCCAGTTGAAGAACTTTCCGGTAAAAAGATACTGGCCAGTGCCCAGTCGCATACATCAGCAGTTCTCTTAAGACTCCTGCTCTCTAAATATATACCGGTTAATCCATTTTACGAAACGGGTAACGCCACCGCTGTACTTAATTCAGGTGAACGCCCGAACGCAATTCTGGCCATAGGTGATGAAGCCTTAAATCTGAGGCATCACGAAGATTATCCTTATCTTTTAGACCTTGGCGAAGCATGGCGTGAATGGACAACCCTTCCATTTATTTTCGGAGTATGGATAATCCAGAAAGAAAGTGCAGCAAGAAAGCCTGATGAAATGCGTGAAGCTGTCAAAAAATTGATTGAAGCTAAAAAATGGGGTCAGCGAAATATACTTAAAATGGCTGAACTTACGGCTGAAAACAGTTTAATGGATGCTGAGGAGACTAATTCTTATTACAAGGGTCTGGTTTATGACCTCGAAGATAAAGAAATTATGGGTCTTAAAACATTTGGTAATCATCTTGTCGATGTTGGCGAATTAAGCCAGATGCCAAAACTTGATTTCTTCAAAATTTAA
- the mqnE gene encoding aminofutalosine synthase MqnE — MISKNYFKSLGLAEILEKVTASERLSIDDGRKLFECPDITAVGALASMVRHRLHSDKTYYVLNRHINYTNICVNGCKFCAYARERGEEGAFIFTKEQILEKLRSAPVKPRETHIVGGCHPDLPLSFFEETLTAISEEFPEAPIKAFTAVEIAHFAKLEGISTLEVLKRLQKCGLVMMPGGGAEIFAEETRNKICPKKISAAEWLKVHSEAHSLGITTNCTMLFGHIESIDERLDHLDRLRKQQDASKGFTCFIPLPFLTENSKLEIEDPLTGLDELRTIAISRLMLDNIPHIKAYWVMLTVKQAQVALQFGADDFDGTVVEEKIGHMAGVNSEQALTRKELEEMIRGCGFTPVERDPRFNLIS; from the coding sequence ATGATATCCAAAAACTATTTCAAATCTCTGGGACTTGCTGAAATTCTGGAAAAGGTGACCGCTTCTGAGCGTCTTTCCATTGATGACGGCAGAAAACTGTTTGAGTGTCCCGATATTACAGCTGTCGGAGCTTTGGCTTCAATGGTCCGGCACAGGCTTCACAGCGATAAAACCTACTATGTTTTAAACCGTCATATAAACTACACTAATATCTGTGTTAACGGTTGTAAATTCTGTGCATACGCAAGAGAACGCGGAGAAGAAGGAGCTTTTATCTTCACCAAGGAACAAATCCTTGAAAAGCTCAGATCCGCTCCGGTCAAACCCCGTGAAACACATATAGTCGGTGGCTGCCACCCTGATCTTCCCCTTTCCTTTTTTGAGGAAACCCTGACAGCTATCAGCGAAGAATTTCCCGAAGCCCCCATAAAAGCATTCACTGCTGTTGAAATTGCCCACTTCGCAAAGTTGGAAGGTATTTCAACTCTTGAAGTTTTGAAAAGACTTCAAAAATGCGGTCTGGTTATGATGCCGGGTGGTGGCGCTGAAATTTTTGCAGAAGAAACCAGAAATAAAATATGCCCGAAAAAAATCAGTGCAGCTGAATGGCTCAAAGTTCATAGCGAAGCCCACAGCCTTGGAATTACAACAAACTGCACCATGCTTTTCGGCCACATTGAATCAATAGATGAAAGGCTTGATCATCTGGACAGATTAAGAAAGCAGCAGGATGCCAGCAAAGGCTTCACATGCTTCATTCCTCTGCCTTTCCTCACCGAGAACAGCAAACTTGAAATTGAAGATCCGCTGACCGGTCTTGATGAACTTAGAACAATAGCCATAAGCAGACTTATGCTGGACAACATTCCCCATATCAAAGCCTACTGGGTTATGCTCACAGTAAAACAGGCTCAGGTTGCACTTCAGTTCGGGGCTGATGATTTTGACGGAACTGTGGTTGAGGAAAAAATAGGTCACATGGCTGGAGTCAACTCCGAGCAGGCCCTGACCCGAAAAGAGCTTGAAGAAATGATAAGAGGATGTGGTTTTACACCTGTGGAGCGCGATCCCCGCTTCAACCTCATTTCCTGA
- the rpsD gene encoding 30S ribosomal protein S4, giving the protein MARYTKAKCRLCRREGEKLFLKGDRCYTDKCSYDRRPYAPGMAGRARKKLSDYAVQLREKQKVRRMYGVLEGQFRAYFQRADSMKGVTGTNLLAMLECRLDNTIYRLGFANSRDQARQLVRHGIFMLNGIRVNVPSMQVSPGDVIEVREEARKIPVITEAQEVIARRGCPEWLVADGAAFKGEVKAMPTREDIQFPINEQLIVELYSK; this is encoded by the coding sequence TTGGCCAGATATACTAAAGCAAAATGCAGACTCTGCCGCAGGGAAGGCGAAAAGCTTTTCCTTAAGGGAGATCGCTGCTATACTGATAAATGTTCTTATGATCGTCGTCCCTATGCCCCCGGTATGGCTGGACGTGCCAGAAAGAAACTTAGCGATTACGCTGTTCAGCTTCGTGAGAAGCAGAAAGTTCGTCGTATGTATGGTGTTCTCGAAGGACAGTTCCGTGCATACTTCCAGCGTGCTGACTCTATGAAAGGTGTTACCGGTACCAACTTGCTCGCAATGCTTGAGTGCCGTCTTGATAACACAATTTACAGGCTCGGTTTCGCAAACTCACGCGATCAGGCTCGTCAGCTTGTCCGTCACGGCATTTTCATGCTCAATGGAATACGTGTAAACGTTCCTTCCATGCAGGTAAGCCCCGGCGACGTAATTGAAGTTCGCGAAGAAGCTCGCAAAATCCCCGTTATCACTGAAGCACAGGAAGTAATCGCTCGTCGCGGTTGCCCCGAATGGCTTGTAGCAGATGGCGCGGCTTTCAAGGGCGAAGTTAAAGCTATGCCGACCAGGGAAGACATTCAGTTCCCCATAAACGAACAGCTTATCGTCGAGCTGTATTCTAAATAA
- a CDS encoding DMT family transporter, with translation MPLQESKYIAVFALIIAVSLWASTFVVLKMALVVFDPNVIIFGRMFVASICFLFLIPRFKKTPIRRQDIKWLLLMAFCEPCMYFVFESHAMIYTSASQAGMIVAMLPLMMAVSAKFLLGEDVRPMTIFGFCIAVAGGVWLSIGAGSTESSPDPMLGNFLEFLAMCCAVGYMTILKKMTSRYSSVLITAIQAFAGTIFYLPLLALPSTKFPENFELMPTLSIVYLGIFITIGAYGLYNFGMSRLPANQTTAFVNLIPVITIFLGWLILGETFSIQEFMAAGLVMLGVFISQDRGRKKRNPPTSEKNQDLMNTGSSGSLTPSIKAASPSSLDTASSPSEPTSTL, from the coding sequence ATGCCCCTTCAGGAGTCAAAATACATAGCTGTATTCGCTCTGATTATTGCGGTCTCATTATGGGCCAGTACCTTTGTTGTTCTGAAAATGGCGCTGGTTGTTTTCGACCCCAATGTAATAATATTCGGAAGAATGTTTGTGGCCAGCATCTGCTTTTTATTCCTCATCCCAAGATTTAAAAAAACGCCCATACGCAGACAGGATATAAAATGGCTGTTACTCATGGCCTTTTGCGAACCCTGTATGTATTTTGTATTTGAAAGTCATGCGATGATTTATACCTCAGCCTCACAGGCAGGGATGATTGTTGCCATGCTTCCGCTCATGATGGCTGTCTCGGCAAAATTTTTGCTGGGGGAAGATGTCAGGCCGATGACTATTTTCGGTTTCTGCATTGCCGTGGCCGGCGGGGTGTGGCTTTCTATAGGTGCCGGGTCAACAGAATCTTCACCTGATCCTATGCTGGGAAATTTTCTTGAATTTTTGGCTATGTGCTGTGCTGTCGGCTACATGACTATTCTAAAAAAAATGACTTCGCGGTATTCCTCTGTGCTCATAACTGCGATTCAGGCTTTTGCAGGTACGATATTCTACCTTCCGCTGCTGGCACTGCCGTCAACAAAGTTCCCTGAAAATTTTGAACTCATGCCGACTCTGTCTATTGTCTATCTGGGAATATTCATAACCATCGGCGCATACGGATTATATAATTTCGGAATGAGCAGACTCCCGGCCAACCAGACAACAGCCTTCGTTAACCTGATTCCCGTCATTACAATATTTCTGGGCTGGCTTATTCTTGGGGAAACTTTTTCAATTCAGGAATTCATGGCTGCCGGACTGGTCATGCTCGGAGTCTTTATCAGTCAGGACAGAGGCCGGAAAAAACGTAATCCCCCGACCTCTGAAAAAAATCAGGATTTAATGAATACGGGAAGTTCAGGAAGTTTAACCCCGTCCATCAAAGCTGCTTCGCCAAGCAGTCTGGACACGGCTTCTTCTCCTTCTGAACCAACATCCACGCTGTAG
- a CDS encoding DNA-directed RNA polymerase subunit alpha, whose product MLIQDGDKLINSRNWSELVKPEQLVRDPKSNVLYGKFVCEPLERGFATTIGNALRRVLLSSMQGAAAVAVRIEGVQHEFTTIEGVMQDVTEVVLNIKQIRFAMTTDEPQFLTLSVNKQGAVTAADIQENQNVKVLNKDQLIATLSEEMEFKLTLEIRMGKGYVPAEMHEGLSNDIGLIQLDSSFSPIRKVAYSVEQARVGQMTNYDKLILEVFTDGSVSPEDAVAYSAKILKDQLTVFINFDEVGSEQEESKESDLDLNPNLFKSIDELELSVRATNCLKAANIRIVGELVQRSEQAMLKTKNFGRKSLDEIRRVLDSMDLKFGMVLEDFDKKHQEWLKRKEKNEA is encoded by the coding sequence ATGCTTATTCAAGACGGTGACAAGCTCATCAATTCACGCAACTGGTCCGAGCTGGTAAAACCTGAACAGCTGGTACGCGATCCTAAGTCTAACGTTCTTTACGGTAAATTCGTATGTGAACCTCTTGAACGTGGATTTGCTACAACCATTGGTAACGCTTTGCGCAGAGTGCTTCTTTCCTCGATGCAGGGTGCTGCCGCTGTAGCTGTCAGGATTGAAGGTGTTCAACACGAATTCACCACTATTGAAGGCGTCATGCAAGACGTCACCGAAGTCGTACTGAATATCAAGCAGATCAGGTTCGCTATGACGACTGATGAACCTCAGTTTCTCACACTCTCTGTGAACAAGCAGGGGGCCGTCACCGCAGCTGATATCCAGGAAAACCAAAACGTTAAAGTCCTGAACAAGGACCAGCTTATTGCAACACTTTCGGAAGAAATGGAGTTTAAGCTGACACTTGAAATACGCATGGGCAAGGGATACGTCCCTGCTGAAATGCATGAGGGACTTTCTAACGATATTGGTCTGATTCAGCTCGACTCCAGCTTCTCTCCCATTCGTAAGGTTGCTTACAGTGTGGAGCAGGCTCGTGTCGGCCAGATGACCAACTACGATAAGCTCATTCTTGAAGTCTTTACCGATGGTTCCGTATCACCTGAAGATGCAGTGGCTTACAGTGCAAAGATTCTCAAAGATCAGCTCACTGTATTTATCAATTTTGATGAAGTAGGTTCAGAACAGGAAGAGTCCAAGGAAAGTGACCTTGATCTCAACCCGAATCTCTTCAAAAGTATTGATGAACTTGAGTTGTCCGTTCGCGCGACCAACTGCCTCAAGGCCGCTAATATAAGAATTGTCGGAGAGCTTGTTCAGCGTTCTGAGCAGGCAATGCTCAAGACCAAGAACTTTGGCCGCAAATCTCTCGACGAAATTCGCAGAGTGCTGGACAGCATGGACCTGAAGTTTGGAATGGTCTTGGAAGACTTCGATAAAAAGCATCAGGAATGGCTGAAGAGGAAAGAGAAAAATGAGGCATAA
- the rplQ gene encoding 50S ribosomal protein L17, producing the protein MRHNKSGRKFNRTNSHRKAMLRNMVRSLLTYEHIRTTEPKAKELRKSAEKLITLALRNDLHSRRLAYKTLESHSLVKKLFDEIGPRFNGGGGYTRIIKLSEPRKGDCAPMCIIELTKRTETAEAPVTEAQEA; encoded by the coding sequence ATGAGGCATAACAAGTCCGGAAGAAAGTTTAACAGGACTAATTCACATAGAAAGGCTATGTTGCGTAACATGGTTCGTTCCCTGTTGACTTATGAACATATCCGTACCACTGAACCGAAGGCAAAAGAGCTCAGAAAATCTGCTGAAAAGCTTATTACTCTCGCTCTTCGTAATGATCTTCATTCCAGACGTCTTGCATACAAGACTCTCGAAAGTCATAGCCTTGTCAAAAAGCTTTTTGACGAAATCGGTCCCCGCTTTAATGGCGGTGGTGGTTACACCCGTATTATTAAACTCTCAGAACCCCGTAAGGGTGATTGCGCTCCTATGTGCATAATCGAACTTACCAAGCGTACTGAGACTGCTGAAGCTCCTGTGACTGAAGCTCAGGAAGCATAA
- the mqnC gene encoding cyclic dehypoxanthinyl futalosine synthase encodes MNLTQSPASIHEIGAKIEAGQRINFEEATELLEKADLFDLGRMAHSVRLKKHPEPYVTYVVDRNINYSNICVCGCRFCAFFKAPDQDGGFILTREELGQKIQETIDLGGTQILMQGGHHPDLRLEFYEDMLRFIKDNYKIHIHAFSPPEIVHFSGIENISIKEVIERLMKAGLDSIPGGGAEILVDEVRSKIAPRKCPAGQWLEVMETAHNLGLRTTATMMFGHIETQADRLQHLFALREVQDRTGGFTAFIPWTFQPDHTNIPDARKVTSVEYLRMLAVSRLVLDNFDNLQVSWVTMGPKISQLALYFGGNDFGSTMIEENVVKAAGISFRLSEDQIHRLITKAGFKPMRRLMDYSYAEKDD; translated from the coding sequence ATGAACCTTACTCAAAGCCCGGCAAGCATCCATGAAATTGGAGCTAAAATAGAAGCAGGTCAAAGAATTAATTTTGAAGAAGCCACAGAATTGCTGGAAAAGGCTGACCTCTTTGATCTTGGCCGTATGGCCCACAGTGTTCGGCTTAAAAAGCACCCGGAACCATATGTGACTTATGTAGTTGATCGTAATATCAACTATTCAAACATCTGTGTGTGCGGATGCCGTTTTTGCGCTTTTTTTAAAGCCCCGGATCAGGATGGCGGATTCATCCTCACACGGGAAGAGCTTGGACAAAAAATTCAGGAAACTATTGATCTGGGAGGAACCCAGATTCTCATGCAGGGCGGACACCATCCTGACCTGCGTCTTGAATTTTATGAAGACATGCTCCGCTTTATAAAAGATAACTACAAAATACATATACACGCATTTTCTCCGCCCGAGATTGTCCATTTCAGTGGAATAGAAAATATTTCTATAAAGGAAGTCATTGAACGCCTTATGAAGGCCGGCCTTGATTCCATTCCCGGCGGCGGAGCTGAAATTCTTGTGGACGAAGTGCGCTCCAAAATTGCTCCGCGGAAATGTCCTGCAGGACAGTGGCTGGAAGTAATGGAGACAGCGCATAATCTTGGCCTGAGAACAACTGCTACAATGATGTTCGGTCATATCGAAACTCAGGCAGACCGTTTACAGCATCTATTTGCTTTAAGGGAAGTTCAGGATCGTACCGGTGGATTTACAGCTTTTATCCCCTGGACATTCCAGCCTGACCATACAAATATTCCTGATGCCCGTAAGGTCACCAGTGTGGAATATTTACGCATGCTGGCTGTTTCCCGCCTTGTGCTGGATAATTTTGATAATCTTCAGGTCTCATGGGTTACCATGGGCCCAAAAATATCTCAGCTGGCACTCTACTTCGGCGGAAATGATTTCGGTTCAACTATGATTGAAGAAAATGTAGTTAAAGCAGCCGGAATATCTTTCAGATTATCCGAGGATCAAATTCATAGATTAATTACTAAAGCCGGCTTTAAACCAATGCGCAGATTAATGGATTACAGCTATGCGGAAAAGGATGACTAA
- a CDS encoding 1,4-dihydroxy-6-naphthoate synthase translates to MDTVFQLSYSPCPNDTYIFYALATGLVDLSPYKFNIRLADVEVLNGWARNGTMDICKVSAHAAAHIMDDYVLLRAGGALGRGVGPLLLGRSELEIEALDGKKVAIPGRHTTANLLFRLMCRNAGIEVETVELVFDQIMPAVKNGSVDAGVVIHEGRFTFGDYGLFKLADLGSWWEGYCGLPIPLGSIAIKRSLGPEVAAKINNGIRESIEIAHSDPSIPWDYIKKNAQEMDDNVIRQHIKTFVTDYSVDVGSEGEEAVSRLLGEAALMDGVKLPELPVFIKS, encoded by the coding sequence ATGGATACAGTTTTTCAGTTGAGCTATTCACCTTGCCCGAATGACACTTACATTTTTTACGCTCTTGCAACAGGTCTTGTAGACCTCTCTCCCTATAAATTCAATATCAGACTTGCCGATGTTGAAGTTCTGAATGGCTGGGCCCGTAATGGAACCATGGATATCTGCAAGGTTTCCGCTCATGCGGCTGCTCATATTATGGACGATTATGTTCTGCTCCGGGCCGGAGGAGCTTTGGGCCGCGGAGTTGGACCGCTGCTGCTGGGCAGAAGTGAGCTGGAAATTGAAGCCCTTGATGGGAAAAAAGTGGCTATACCCGGTCGTCATACCACGGCTAATCTGCTTTTCAGGCTTATGTGCCGAAATGCGGGGATTGAAGTCGAAACAGTTGAACTTGTCTTTGACCAGATTATGCCGGCTGTTAAAAACGGCAGTGTGGACGCAGGTGTTGTTATACATGAAGGGCGTTTTACCTTTGGCGACTATGGCCTTTTTAAACTGGCTGATCTTGGCAGCTGGTGGGAAGGTTATTGCGGCCTGCCCATCCCGCTCGGATCAATAGCTATCAAAAGAAGTCTAGGCCCCGAGGTTGCAGCAAAGATTAATAATGGAATCCGGGAAAGTATAGAGATAGCTCACTCAGATCCTTCTATTCCATGGGACTATATCAAGAAGAATGCTCAGGAGATGGACGATAATGTCATCCGCCAGCATATAAAAACTTTTGTTACCGACTACAGCGTGGATGTTGGTTCAGAAGGAGAAGAAGCCGTGTCCAGACTGCTTGGCGAAGCAGCTTTGATGGACGGGGTTAAACTTCCTGAACTTCCCGTATTCATTAAATCCTGA
- a CDS encoding selenium metabolism-associated LysR family transcriptional regulator, producing the protein MDLRRLEAFCKVYELRSFSKAGKDLYLSQPTISAHISTLEEELGVQLFDRLGRAIMPTQAGEVLYKNARDIYDLINKAQSEINLLRDKVVGDLNIGGSTIPSHYLLPEILYEFCKKYPDVRAHLTVGDTENILDQVVSGKLILGVVGARLDIPNIEYVPVMRDELVVVAPPVLVSNYRSFEDIQQLAELPWVMREGGSGTRKAFEAALAELGASIRDLNVTVWVESTQAVVQCVKAGLGISVTSKLAAAPYIESGELVHMTSLPLNLDRSFFLAHLKGRKFFPAVRYFIDHIRQHSFEDKLSD; encoded by the coding sequence ATGGATTTACGAAGACTCGAAGCTTTTTGTAAGGTCTATGAATTAAGAAGTTTTTCCAAAGCCGGCAAGGACCTTTACTTATCTCAGCCTACTATTAGCGCACATATTTCTACTCTTGAAGAAGAACTTGGAGTTCAGCTTTTCGATAGATTGGGCAGGGCTATTATGCCTACTCAAGCGGGCGAAGTTTTATATAAAAATGCCCGTGATATTTATGATCTGATCAATAAGGCTCAATCTGAAATCAATCTTTTGCGTGATAAAGTTGTCGGCGACCTGAACATTGGTGGCAGCACTATTCCTTCTCATTATCTTCTGCCGGAAATTTTATACGAGTTCTGCAAAAAATATCCTGATGTCAGAGCTCATCTGACTGTTGGTGATACAGAAAATATTTTAGATCAGGTTGTATCAGGTAAATTGATTCTGGGTGTAGTTGGAGCACGACTTGATATTCCTAATATAGAATATGTTCCGGTAATGAGAGATGAACTTGTCGTCGTTGCTCCTCCGGTTCTGGTAAGTAATTACCGTTCTTTTGAAGATATCCAGCAATTGGCAGAATTACCCTGGGTTATGCGTGAGGGTGGTTCCGGCACTCGTAAAGCTTTTGAAGCTGCTCTTGCCGAGCTTGGTGCAAGCATTCGTGATTTGAATGTCACTGTATGGGTGGAAAGCACTCAGGCCGTTGTTCAGTGTGTTAAAGCCGGACTGGGCATCAGTGTTACCTCCAAACTTGCAGCCGCTCCGTATATTGAGTCTGGAGAACTTGTGCATATGACAAGTTTACCACTTAATCTTGATCGCAGTTTCTTTTTAGCCCATCTTAAGGGGCGTAAGTTTTTCCCGGCTGTCAGATATTTCATCGACCATATCCGTCAGCATTCTTTTGAAGATAAGCTTTCTGATTAA